A stretch of the Porifericola rhodea genome encodes the following:
- a CDS encoding serine hydrolase, whose product MHYLIYMITVIESLLQVQSVQNPEIENYLATLPDTIQISVKAETLDGKLIFEKNSEKRLPSASIIKVPILIELLTQAERGKIDWNEVYVLKANDKVGGAGNIQHQKNGTTFTIQELALEMIKASDNTATNIIIRKVGMENVNHFLKLNKLENTSLQRKMMDFEAIKNGRQNYTSAADMNRIYQLLLKRQFLSEEWTSECLKILEECEDESTIPSMLPQNLKIAHKTGTLDYVRGDASIIYTNSNDIILSIFVEGFSSMHQAEKIIGTLAKLIYNSNES is encoded by the coding sequence ATGCACTACCTCATATACATGATTACAGTAATAGAAAGCTTGCTGCAAGTTCAATCTGTGCAAAACCCGGAAATTGAAAATTATCTGGCAACACTTCCAGATACTATACAAATTTCAGTAAAAGCTGAGACATTAGATGGCAAGCTAATTTTTGAGAAAAACTCTGAAAAGCGATTACCCTCGGCAAGTATTATTAAGGTCCCCATTCTTATTGAATTATTAACTCAGGCGGAAAGAGGTAAGATAGACTGGAATGAAGTATATGTGCTAAAAGCAAACGACAAAGTTGGTGGTGCGGGTAATATTCAACACCAAAAAAATGGTACGACATTTACTATACAAGAGCTGGCCTTAGAGATGATAAAAGCTAGTGATAATACGGCTACCAATATTATTATTCGTAAAGTAGGTATGGAAAATGTTAATCATTTTCTGAAGCTAAATAAACTGGAAAATACCTCTTTACAACGCAAAATGATGGATTTTGAGGCTATCAAAAATGGAAGACAAAATTATACCTCAGCAGCAGATATGAATCGTATTTACCAACTTTTGCTGAAGAGACAATTTTTATCTGAAGAATGGACAAGTGAATGCCTTAAAATTCTGGAAGAATGTGAAGATGAGAGCACAATTCCAAGTATGCTTCCTCAAAATTTAAAGATCGCCCACAAGACAGGAACACTGGATTATGTTAGGGGAGATGCAAGTATTATCTACACAAATAGTAATGATATCATCCTTTCCATATTTGTAGAAGGATTTAGCTCTATGCATCAGGCAGAAAAAATTATAGGAACGCTGGCTAAACTGATCTATAATTCAAATGAGTCATGA
- a CDS encoding DUF2200 domain-containing protein, translating into MKTTPEHNQRMAKMTFSSVYPHYIAKVEKKGRTKEELLTVIEWLTGFDENQLQKLIDDKATFEDFFQKATLHPNAPLITGVICGYRVEEIDNPLTKKVRYLDKLVDELAKGKKLDKILRTQT; encoded by the coding sequence ATGAAAACAACACCCGAACATAATCAGCGGATGGCTAAAATGACATTTTCATCTGTCTATCCACATTATATTGCTAAAGTTGAGAAAAAGGGTAGAACCAAAGAGGAATTGTTAACTGTAATAGAATGGCTAACTGGTTTTGACGAAAATCAGCTGCAAAAGCTTATAGACGATAAGGCTACGTTTGAGGATTTTTTTCAGAAAGCAACATTACACCCCAATGCTCCCCTCATTACAGGTGTTATCTGTGGCTATCGTGTGGAGGAGATAGACAACCCCCTGACAAAGAAAGTAAGGTATCTGGATAAGTTGGTAGACGAACTGGCAAAAGGTAAGAAGTTGGATAAGATACTAAGAACTCAAACCTGA
- a CDS encoding Y-family DNA polymerase, whose product MFAIIDCNQFYVSCERVFNPKLENKPVLILSNNDGCVIASSPEAKQLGVKMGAPVFKIRELISKYHMEVYSSNYALYGDMSKRVMDTLRSFSPDIEVYSIDEAFLNVSGLDRQYGSWERLGHQLRTKVRQWTGVPTRVGIAPTKTLTKIGIHLAKKNGESVCVLKDENSIKKALKSIPVEDIWGIGRQYAAFLYQSGIKNAYHFSQAEENWVKQHMSVVGLRLHHELRGLSCLPLETISEHANKKMIGSSRSFIKPICHLVELKEALATYCTRVGEKLRKQQSCANYVTVYIRTNRFKDVDHQYANAQTIQLPVATDNTPELIHYAFQALDIIYREGYRYKKAGVLVGGLVPAYTCQQNLFDNENRQKHIKSMQAMDIINAKMGRFVVRSAAMGYRNSGETIRGKVSNKYTSDWEEIIEVGA is encoded by the coding sequence ATGTTTGCGATTATAGACTGTAACCAGTTTTACGTTTCCTGTGAGCGTGTTTTTAATCCAAAATTAGAAAATAAGCCTGTTCTTATCTTATCTAACAATGATGGTTGTGTGATAGCCAGTTCCCCGGAAGCTAAACAATTGGGTGTAAAAATGGGCGCACCGGTATTTAAAATTCGTGAGCTGATTAGCAAATATCATATGGAAGTATACTCTTCTAATTACGCATTATATGGAGATATGTCTAAACGGGTTATGGATACTTTACGAAGCTTTTCGCCAGATATTGAAGTGTATTCTATAGATGAAGCTTTTTTAAACGTAAGTGGCCTTGATCGTCAGTACGGAAGTTGGGAAAGGCTGGGGCATCAGTTACGTACCAAGGTGAGGCAATGGACGGGTGTACCTACTCGTGTTGGCATTGCACCAACGAAAACTCTGACTAAGATTGGAATTCACCTCGCCAAAAAGAATGGAGAAAGTGTTTGTGTTCTGAAGGATGAAAATAGTATTAAAAAGGCTCTAAAAAGTATACCAGTAGAAGATATCTGGGGCATAGGAAGACAGTATGCGGCATTTTTATATCAGTCCGGTATTAAAAACGCTTACCATTTTAGCCAGGCCGAAGAGAACTGGGTTAAGCAACATATGAGTGTAGTGGGTTTGCGTTTACACCATGAGCTGCGTGGGTTGAGCTGCTTACCTCTTGAAACCATTAGTGAGCATGCTAATAAAAAAATGATAGGTTCTTCTCGTTCTTTTATTAAACCTATTTGTCATTTAGTTGAGCTAAAAGAGGCTTTAGCAACTTATTGTACCCGGGTAGGTGAGAAGTTGAGAAAGCAGCAATCATGTGCAAACTATGTGACTGTGTATATAAGAACAAATCGCTTTAAAGATGTTGACCATCAGTATGCCAACGCCCAGACCATACAACTACCTGTTGCAACAGATAACACTCCAGAATTGATACATTATGCTTTTCAGGCATTAGACATTATTTACAGGGAGGGCTATAGGTATAAAAAAGCTGGTGTATTAGTAGGAGGGTTAGTGCCCGCCTATACCTGTCAACAAAATCTTTTTGACAATGAGAATAGGCAGAAACATATTAAATCTATGCAGGCAATGGATATTATTAATGCAAAAATGGGGCGTTTTGTAGTACGTTCAGCCGCTATGGGATACCGTAACAGTGGAGAAACCATAAGAGGCAAAGTTTCCAATAAGTACACCTCTGATTGGGAAGAAATTATTGAAGTAGGAGCATGA
- a CDS encoding LexA family protein, with the protein MSQTTYTDHTLLLELFQSDFSELIDLPLYQNGVPAGFPSPSEEETELSLNLNTHLISHPSATFYAKVKGGSSEELEIYEGDLLIIDRTVQLRENDVAVCKTTYGYTIKRIYLPENSELEDDGASICTSQEQLEQICGVVTYVIHKI; encoded by the coding sequence ATGTCTCAAACCACATACACAGATCATACCCTCCTTCTGGAGCTTTTTCAGTCAGATTTTTCAGAACTGATAGATTTGCCACTGTATCAAAATGGCGTGCCGGCAGGCTTTCCTTCTCCTTCAGAGGAAGAAACCGAATTGTCCCTAAACTTAAATACACATCTTATAAGTCATCCGTCAGCGACTTTTTACGCTAAAGTAAAAGGTGGGTCTTCAGAAGAGCTTGAAATATATGAAGGCGATTTGCTCATTATAGATCGTACGGTACAGCTAAGAGAAAACGATGTAGCCGTATGCAAAACCACATATGGTTATACCATTAAAAGAATTTATTTGCCTGAAAACAGTGAGCTTGAAGATGATGGGGCTTCTATTTGTACTAGTCAAGAACAGTTAGAGCAAATTTGTGGAGTAGTAACGTATGTAATTCATAAGATTTAA
- a CDS encoding aminotransferase class I/II-fold pyridoxal phosphate-dependent enzyme gives MAKSRHNNILDTIGDLILNAKKEGLVHLYTEGDRFDGRHIHINGKQLFHFGTTGYLGLEQDIRLKQAACDAIMRYGTQFPLSKTYVSFVIYKELEEALKQVYRRPIVITKNSTLAHIGILPSIVRDEDTLILDQQVHASVQNAAQLLKPRGIAVQLIKHNDMNMLEDLLKKARGKFEKVWYAADGVYSMFGDTVPIQDLQYLQQIYPQLHLYVDDVHGMSWAGKHGAGYVMSQLGDLPEKMVLVGTLSKTFGASGSVVAFGNEKLYEYCKIFGGPQTFSAQLEPASVAAALASAKIHLSDEIYQLQDELREKVNYCNQLIRQTNLPLIQENICPVHFIGTGLPALAYNFAKRLMNDGFYINVATFPVVPVRHTGIRFTISRHNQKEEIKQLVDAMIYHYPKSLEEEGLSLNRVRKTFKLPEVNEQEGIIHTPQSLNVQIAESITELDKSEWDTCFQGKGIFDYQGLQSLEKAFQGNIRKDHNWKFIYLTIKDEAGKIILATFFTVGLWKDDALSKSAVSRELELIREDDPYYLMSKVLSMGSLITDGEHLYLDREHKLYPKALKTLCSKIEDLKVKFDAKMIMIRDIEASDEELKDFFYHQGYLKIDLPEGSEIDRLDFKDTEEYLLSLSSKSRSHVRRDILKNADKIIVKHKATLNEDELIKAYALYLQVHKANHAFNNIAYPARLFDILNEDPNWECICYYTAKENKLIGVAFNHIGEDSYQGVILGLDYQHTELKVYKQALFQAIMRAKSLGKSKIQLGLTANTEKKKLGAKLVARVGFLQADSNYKLELLESLEGNKIIQSQN, from the coding sequence ATGGCAAAATCCAGACACAATAATATACTCGACACCATCGGGGACCTGATTCTCAATGCCAAAAAAGAAGGACTAGTACATTTGTATACAGAGGGTGATCGTTTTGATGGCAGACACATACATATTAATGGTAAACAGTTGTTTCACTTTGGAACGACCGGCTATTTAGGTCTGGAGCAGGATATACGCCTAAAACAGGCAGCCTGTGATGCTATTATGCGCTATGGAACGCAGTTCCCCCTCTCAAAAACCTACGTCTCTTTTGTAATTTATAAAGAGCTGGAAGAGGCTTTAAAACAGGTATACCGTCGACCTATAGTAATAACTAAAAATAGTACGCTAGCACATATCGGAATTCTTCCGAGTATAGTAAGGGACGAGGATACTTTAATACTTGACCAACAGGTACATGCCAGCGTACAAAATGCAGCACAGCTGCTGAAACCCAGAGGCATAGCAGTTCAGCTGATTAAGCATAATGACATGAATATGCTGGAAGATTTGCTGAAGAAAGCAAGAGGCAAATTCGAAAAAGTATGGTATGCCGCTGATGGCGTGTACTCTATGTTTGGGGATACAGTGCCTATACAGGATTTACAATATTTACAGCAAATTTACCCCCAACTTCACCTTTATGTAGATGATGTACACGGAATGAGCTGGGCTGGCAAACATGGCGCGGGCTACGTTATGAGTCAGCTTGGCGATTTACCAGAAAAAATGGTACTGGTAGGTACACTAAGCAAAACTTTTGGAGCTAGTGGTAGTGTAGTAGCCTTTGGCAACGAAAAGCTCTATGAGTACTGTAAGATATTTGGTGGCCCCCAGACCTTCTCAGCCCAACTAGAACCCGCTAGTGTGGCCGCAGCATTGGCATCAGCTAAAATTCATCTTTCGGACGAAATTTATCAGCTCCAGGATGAACTTAGGGAGAAAGTAAACTACTGTAATCAACTTATCCGGCAAACTAACCTTCCACTAATACAGGAAAATATATGTCCGGTACATTTTATAGGAACTGGCCTACCGGCATTAGCCTATAACTTTGCCAAAAGACTAATGAACGATGGTTTTTATATCAACGTGGCCACTTTTCCGGTGGTACCGGTGCGCCATACGGGTATACGATTTACCATATCGCGACACAATCAAAAAGAGGAGATTAAACAGCTAGTAGATGCTATGATCTACCACTACCCAAAAAGCCTGGAAGAGGAAGGCCTTTCTCTTAACAGAGTACGCAAAACCTTTAAACTACCAGAAGTTAATGAGCAGGAAGGTATAATACATACACCCCAGAGTTTAAATGTCCAGATAGCCGAAAGTATAACAGAGCTAGACAAAAGCGAATGGGACACTTGTTTTCAAGGCAAAGGAATATTTGACTATCAAGGGCTACAATCATTAGAAAAAGCATTTCAGGGTAACATAAGAAAAGATCATAACTGGAAATTTATCTACCTTACTATAAAAGATGAAGCTGGAAAAATCATACTGGCAACTTTCTTTACAGTAGGTTTGTGGAAAGATGATGCCTTATCAAAATCCGCGGTTTCCCGTGAATTAGAGCTTATTAGAGAAGATGACCCTTACTATCTAATGAGTAAAGTATTATCTATGGGTTCTTTAATTACTGATGGAGAACACCTGTACCTAGACCGTGAGCACAAACTCTACCCTAAAGCCCTAAAAACACTTTGCAGCAAGATTGAGGACTTAAAAGTGAAGTTTGATGCCAAAATGATTATGATACGTGATATTGAAGCTTCAGACGAAGAGCTTAAAGATTTCTTTTACCATCAGGGCTATCTTAAGATAGACTTACCTGAAGGCTCTGAGATAGATAGACTAGATTTTAAAGATACTGAAGAGTATCTATTGTCTCTATCCTCTAAGTCCAGAAGCCATGTGAGAAGAGATATATTAAAGAACGCTGATAAAATCATTGTTAAACATAAGGCAACATTAAATGAAGATGAGCTGATCAAAGCTTACGCACTTTACCTACAGGTTCATAAAGCCAATCATGCCTTTAATAATATCGCTTATCCAGCACGTTTATTTGACATTTTAAATGAAGACCCAAACTGGGAATGTATATGTTACTATACGGCTAAAGAAAATAAACTAATAGGCGTAGCCTTCAATCATATTGGAGAAGACAGCTATCAGGGAGTTATTCTAGGGCTGGATTATCAGCATACAGAACTAAAAGTATACAAACAGGCATTGTTTCAGGCAATTATGCGTGCCAAATCGTTGGGTAAGTCCAAGATACAATTGGGACTAACCGCCAATACCGAAAAGAAAAAGCTGGGTGCTAAACTGGTGGCAAGAGTAGGATTTCTACAAGCTGATAGTAACTATAAACTGGAGCTTCTGGAAAGCCTGGAAGGCAACAAAATTATACAATCTCAGAATTAA
- a CDS encoding DUF6686 family protein: MPQHGNPTLCESDNGKVSILSNGITYKLQFKNIMLILTSQQLHDLKRYLDQLDPEEWFSTPYEEFAFIYFKPLCASYFVSREDLDEFLQLLLEAAAMVKVHQRLFFKTEKTRSN, from the coding sequence ATGCCACAACACGGAAATCCTACTTTGTGCGAGTCTGATAACGGCAAAGTCAGCATCTTGAGCAACGGTATCACCTATAAGCTCCAGTTCAAAAACATCATGCTGATACTCACCTCTCAGCAATTGCATGATCTAAAAAGATATCTTGATCAATTAGATCCTGAAGAGTGGTTTAGCACACCTTACGAAGAGTTTGCTTTTATATACTTTAAGCCTTTATGTGCCAGCTATTTTGTGTCCAGAGAAGATTTAGATGAGTTCCTTCAGCTTCTTCTGGAGGCTGCTGCTATGGTAAAAGTCCATCAAAGGCTTTTTTTTAAAACGGAAAAGACCCGTAGCAATTAA
- a CDS encoding FtsK/SpoIIIE family DNA translocase, which yields MAEKTYKSNTYKKAKKSKQPKKKLKITFHQDKRFHLAGGFFLIVLSVFLGIAFISFLFTGKADQSVAEAAFDTDLKASGLEVENWLGLLGALSAYLFIYRWFGLASMLIPPLFFVTGFKIVFKRELASPYNAFKFVSFFLIWTSVLLGYIVFRQDGPSPWGFLGGGVGYEIAFLLNSLMGWGTILLLIFSLLVFLIYFFNITTFFHLKPREKKEEKIDYEVEKKAVSSGVQSDFDFKEQPEAEKDISQKEKPAPQKDEYSFELDQDELSKKSKKSSSEMPELEVNLPDIPEEDAPQNSFPPPPDTHADYELEVEEKMEEKVSSKMENYDPTLDLSNYTYPTPDLLAAYDTQKVKVTKEELENNKDNIVETLINFKIGISSIKATIGPTVTLYEIVPEAGVKISKIKNLEDDIALSLAALGIRIIAPIPGKGTIGIEVPNKNREIVSMNSVVMTDKFMKSDKELPIILGKTVSNELYVADLAKMPHLLIAGATGQGKSVGLNVLLTSLIFKRHPSQLKFVLIDPKKVELTLYNKIERHFLAKIPNSEDAIITDTKKVIYTLNSLCIEMDRRYDLLKEAGCRNIKEYNHKFVHRKLNPEKGHRFLPYIVLIIDELADLMMTAGKEVENPIARLAQLARAIGIHLVVATQRPSVNVITGIIKANFPVRLSFRVTSKVDSRTILDTGGAEQLVGQGDTLLSLNSELIRLQCPFIDTPEVDEICDFIGSQRGYESAYYLPEYEGEDGENSDVTDVDLKNRDAMFEDAARLIVHHQQGSTSLIQRKLKLGYNRAGRIIDQLEAAGIVGPFEGSKAREVLVQDEYSLEQLLNNIDNK from the coding sequence ATGGCGGAAAAAACATATAAATCCAATACATATAAGAAGGCAAAAAAAAGTAAACAGCCTAAGAAAAAACTAAAGATTACCTTTCATCAGGACAAAAGGTTTCACCTGGCCGGAGGATTCTTTCTTATCGTACTTTCCGTATTTTTAGGTATAGCTTTTATATCATTTTTATTTACCGGCAAGGCTGATCAGAGTGTAGCAGAAGCTGCCTTTGATACGGATCTGAAAGCCTCAGGCCTTGAGGTAGAAAACTGGCTGGGCCTTTTGGGAGCGTTATCCGCCTATCTGTTTATTTATCGCTGGTTCGGATTAGCATCTATGCTTATTCCTCCACTTTTCTTTGTTACAGGCTTTAAAATAGTATTTAAGCGCGAACTCGCTTCACCCTACAATGCCTTTAAATTTGTTTCCTTTTTCCTGATCTGGACAAGTGTATTGCTCGGCTACATTGTATTCCGGCAAGACGGCCCTTCACCCTGGGGATTTTTAGGAGGTGGAGTCGGGTACGAAATAGCTTTTTTGCTCAATAGCCTTATGGGCTGGGGTACCATTCTTCTCCTGATCTTTTCGTTGCTCGTATTCTTAATCTACTTCTTTAACATCACTACTTTTTTCCACCTGAAACCCAGAGAGAAAAAAGAAGAAAAGATAGATTACGAGGTAGAGAAAAAAGCTGTATCTTCTGGTGTTCAATCAGACTTTGACTTTAAGGAGCAACCCGAAGCTGAGAAAGATATTAGCCAGAAAGAAAAACCAGCACCTCAAAAAGATGAATATAGCTTTGAGTTAGATCAGGATGAGTTAAGTAAAAAAAGCAAAAAATCTTCTTCTGAAATGCCCGAGTTGGAGGTAAATCTCCCTGATATACCTGAAGAAGATGCCCCTCAGAATAGCTTCCCTCCACCGCCTGATACACATGCGGACTATGAGTTGGAAGTAGAAGAGAAAATGGAAGAGAAAGTTTCCAGCAAGATGGAAAACTATGACCCTACATTAGACTTGTCTAATTACACATACCCTACTCCCGATCTTCTAGCAGCTTACGATACCCAAAAGGTAAAAGTGACAAAGGAAGAGCTTGAAAATAACAAAGATAATATTGTAGAAACGCTTATCAATTTCAAGATTGGTATTTCTTCCATTAAAGCCACTATCGGCCCTACAGTTACTCTTTATGAAATAGTACCAGAAGCCGGAGTAAAAATTTCAAAGATTAAAAACCTGGAAGATGATATTGCCTTAAGTTTGGCAGCTTTAGGTATTCGTATTATCGCTCCTATTCCTGGTAAGGGTACTATTGGAATAGAAGTACCTAACAAAAACAGGGAAATCGTAAGCATGAACTCGGTAGTGATGACCGATAAGTTCATGAAAAGCGATAAAGAATTGCCTATCATCTTGGGTAAAACTGTAAGCAACGAATTGTACGTAGCAGACCTGGCAAAAATGCCCCACCTGCTAATTGCCGGGGCCACTGGTCAGGGTAAGTCTGTTGGCCTGAACGTATTACTCACCTCCCTGATATTTAAACGACATCCTTCACAGCTAAAGTTTGTCCTTATCGACCCTAAAAAGGTAGAATTAACGCTGTATAATAAGATTGAGAGGCATTTCTTAGCGAAAATTCCTAATAGTGAAGATGCCATTATAACGGATACTAAAAAAGTAATTTATACCCTGAACTCACTTTGTATAGAGATGGACAGGCGGTATGATTTGCTTAAAGAAGCAGGCTGCCGTAATATCAAAGAATACAATCATAAGTTTGTTCACCGAAAGCTAAATCCTGAAAAAGGGCACCGTTTTCTTCCGTACATTGTACTCATTATTGATGAGTTGGCCGACCTGATGATGACTGCCGGAAAAGAGGTGGAAAACCCTATCGCACGTCTTGCACAGCTGGCACGAGCCATTGGAATCCACCTGGTAGTAGCAACACAAAGGCCTTCAGTTAACGTAATTACTGGTATTATTAAAGCTAACTTCCCGGTAAGGCTATCCTTTAGAGTTACTTCAAAAGTAGATTCACGTACTATTCTGGATACCGGAGGAGCAGAACAGCTGGTGGGTCAGGGAGATACTCTTCTTTCATTAAACTCAGAGTTAATCCGCTTACAATGCCCCTTTATTGACACGCCGGAAGTAGATGAGATTTGTGATTTTATTGGCTCACAAAGAGGATATGAATCAGCGTACTATCTACCTGAGTATGAAGGAGAAGACGGTGAAAACAGCGATGTAACGGATGTAGATCTTAAAAACAGGGATGCCATGTTTGAAGATGCCGCACGACTGATTGTACACCATCAGCAGGGAAGCACATCACTTATTCAGCGTAAGCTCAAACTGGGGTATAATCGTGCCGGTAGAATCATAGATCAGCTGGAAGCAGCAGGCATAGTTGGGCCCTTTGAAGGGAGCAAAGCACGTGAGGTTCTCGTACAGGATGAGTATAGTTTGGAACAATTGTTGAATAATATAGATAATAAATAA
- a CDS encoding LolA family protein, producing the protein MLVVQTAYAQYDPKAKEVLDAMSAKYQSIGSFESDFSYSMENPTQSISEDFEGEILVNGDKYRLKMGGQEIINDGNTVWTYLEEVNEVNIDNYDPDEGDISPTQIYNAYKRGFKYVFVEEETSEGNTYEVVDLLPENNNNQFFKIRLNIDKKNKTLKKWQIFDKNGTIYTYEISNFNPDADISNDVFSFDTSKYQGVEVVDLR; encoded by the coding sequence ATGCTTGTAGTTCAAACAGCATACGCACAATACGACCCTAAAGCTAAAGAAGTACTGGATGCAATGAGCGCCAAGTACCAGTCAATTGGGTCTTTTGAGTCAGACTTTTCCTATTCAATGGAAAATCCTACACAATCTATCAGCGAAGATTTTGAAGGAGAAATATTAGTGAATGGCGACAAATACCGCCTCAAAATGGGTGGTCAGGAAATTATCAATGATGGCAATACTGTATGGACTTATTTGGAAGAGGTAAATGAGGTAAATATTGATAATTACGACCCTGATGAAGGAGACATCTCTCCTACCCAGATATACAATGCCTACAAAAGAGGTTTTAAATATGTTTTTGTTGAAGAAGAAACTTCCGAAGGAAACACCTACGAGGTAGTAGATCTTTTGCCAGAAAACAATAATAACCAGTTCTTCAAGATCCGCCTGAACATAGATAAGAAAAACAAGACTTTAAAAAAATGGCAGATTTTTGATAAGAACGGTACCATCTACACCTATGAGATCAGCAATTTCAACCCGGACGCTGATATTTCTAATGATGTTTTTTCATTTGATACCAGTAAGTACCAGGGAGTAGAAGTGGTTGACCTTCGTTAA
- the pyrF gene encoding orotidine-5'-phosphate decarboxylase, translated as MTRQELIHQIRQKKSFLCIGLDTDLNKIPRHLLKEDDPIFAFNKQIIDATADICVAYKPNLAFYESMGVQGWESLQKTIDYIPKDIFTIADAKRGDIGNTSKMYAQAFFEKMKFDSVTVAPYMGADSVLPFMEFKNKWVILLALTSNPGSADFQQLSVQQGESKLYEKVLETSTQWGNDQNLMYVVGATQAEALAEIRKIIPSHFLLVPGVGAQGGSLEEVVRYGMNDDVGLLVNSSRGIIYASQGEDFAAAAQSEAKKLQLAMAKYL; from the coding sequence ATGACAAGACAGGAACTCATCCACCAAATTCGCCAGAAAAAATCATTCCTTTGTATTGGTCTAGATACCGACTTAAACAAGATTCCCCGGCACTTACTGAAAGAAGATGACCCTATATTTGCTTTTAACAAGCAAATTATTGATGCTACTGCAGATATCTGCGTTGCTTATAAACCTAATCTCGCATTCTACGAAAGCATGGGGGTGCAGGGATGGGAAAGCCTGCAAAAGACTATAGATTATATACCCAAAGATATATTTACTATTGCAGATGCTAAGCGAGGAGATATAGGTAATACTTCTAAAATGTATGCTCAGGCCTTTTTTGAAAAAATGAAATTTGACTCCGTTACGGTAGCTCCGTATATGGGTGCTGATAGTGTATTACCTTTCATGGAGTTTAAAAATAAATGGGTCATTCTCTTAGCACTAACCTCTAACCCTGGTAGCGCAGATTTTCAACAATTGAGCGTTCAGCAAGGTGAAAGTAAGTTGTACGAAAAGGTGCTGGAAACCAGTACACAGTGGGGTAACGACCAGAATCTGATGTACGTTGTTGGAGCCACTCAGGCTGAAGCGCTGGCAGAAATACGTAAAATAATTCCATCCCATTTTTTGCTGGTACCAGGCGTAGGAGCTCAGGGAGGCAGCCTGGAAGAAGTTGTCAGATATGGAATGAATGATGATGTCGGGCTACTGGTCAACTCCTCGCGTGGAATTATATATGCCAGTCAGGGTGAGGACTTTGCAGCTGCTGCCCAATCTGAAGCCAAAAAGCTTCAACTGGCTATGGCAAAGTATTTATAG